One Fundulus heteroclitus isolate FHET01 chromosome 1, MU-UCD_Fhet_4.1, whole genome shotgun sequence genomic window carries:
- the LOC105935878 gene encoding rho-related GTP-binding protein RhoA-C isoform X1 — protein sequence MCEVLPTNDTRRRAEFSSLSGRTAKIHIQLTHFTEIFSSDREERHFSLPEMANLRKKLVIVGDGSCGKTCLLIVFTKDHFPEVYVPTVFENYVADIEVDGKTVQLALWDTAGQEDYDRLRPLSYPDTDVVLMCFSVDNRDSLENISEKWSPEVKHFCPNVPIILVANKTDLRNDRQTRETLAKRKQEPVKTEEGKNKALQIGAYSYQECSAKSKEGVREIFEVATTAACTQASRGKKSGCTLL from the exons ATGTGTGAGGTCCTGCCAACAAATGACACAAGGAGGCGGGCtgagttttccagtctttcagGTAGAACAGCAAAGATACACATCCAGTTAACTCACTTCACTGAGATCTTCTCCAGCGACAGGGAAGAGCGTCACTTCAGTCTCCCAG AGATGGCTAACCTTAGGAAGAAGCTGGTGATCGTTGGGGACGGCTCTTGCGGGAAGACCTGTCTGCTCATTGTTTTCACTAAAGACCATTTCCCAGAAGTCTACGTGCCAACAGTGTTTGAGAACTATGTGGCTGATATTGAAGTAGATGGGAAAACG GTGCAACTGGCCCTTTGGGACACAGCTGGTCAGGAAGACTATGACCGACTGAGGCCTCTTTCCTATCCAGACACTGATGTAGTCCTCATGTGTTTCTCTGTGGACAACCGAGACAGTTTAG aaaatatttcagaaaagtGGAGTCCTGAAGTGAAACACTTCTGTCCTAATGTTCCAATAATCCTGGTGGCGAACAAAACGGATCTTCGCAACGATAGGCAAACCAGAGAAACGCTTGCTAAAAGGAAACAG GAGCCTGTGAAAACTGAAGAGGGGAAAAACAAGGCTTTACAAATTGGTGCCTACAGCTACCAGGAATGTTCTGCCAAATCCAAGGAGGGCGTGAGGGAAATCTTTGAAGTAGCAACCACCGCAGCATGCACACAGGCCAGTCGCGGGAAGAAGTCTGGCTGCACGCTTTTATAG
- the LOC105935878 gene encoding rho-related GTP-binding protein RhoA-C isoform X2, which yields MANLRKKLVIVGDGSCGKTCLLIVFTKDHFPEVYVPTVFENYVADIEVDGKTVQLALWDTAGQEDYDRLRPLSYPDTDVVLMCFSVDNRDSLENISEKWSPEVKHFCPNVPIILVANKTDLRNDRQTRETLAKRKQEPVKTEEGKNKALQIGAYSYQECSAKSKEGVREIFEVATTAACTQASRGKKSGCTLL from the exons ATGGCTAACCTTAGGAAGAAGCTGGTGATCGTTGGGGACGGCTCTTGCGGGAAGACCTGTCTGCTCATTGTTTTCACTAAAGACCATTTCCCAGAAGTCTACGTGCCAACAGTGTTTGAGAACTATGTGGCTGATATTGAAGTAGATGGGAAAACG GTGCAACTGGCCCTTTGGGACACAGCTGGTCAGGAAGACTATGACCGACTGAGGCCTCTTTCCTATCCAGACACTGATGTAGTCCTCATGTGTTTCTCTGTGGACAACCGAGACAGTTTAG aaaatatttcagaaaagtGGAGTCCTGAAGTGAAACACTTCTGTCCTAATGTTCCAATAATCCTGGTGGCGAACAAAACGGATCTTCGCAACGATAGGCAAACCAGAGAAACGCTTGCTAAAAGGAAACAG GAGCCTGTGAAAACTGAAGAGGGGAAAAACAAGGCTTTACAAATTGGTGCCTACAGCTACCAGGAATGTTCTGCCAAATCCAAGGAGGGCGTGAGGGAAATCTTTGAAGTAGCAACCACCGCAGCATGCACACAGGCCAGTCGCGGGAAGAAGTCTGGCTGCACGCTTTTATAG